One genomic region from Arthrobacter sp. YN encodes:
- the treS gene encoding maltose alpha-D-glucosyltransferase — protein MSFSPQNPSQYFTPKNTFELNAPGLQHDPHWYRKAVFYEVLVRAFADANGDGSGDFHGLIEKLDYLQWLGVDCLWLPPFFHSPLRDGGYDIADYTSVLDEFGTISDFKRLVAEAHARGVRVIIDLPLNHTSDQHPWFQESRKDPTGPYGDFYVWSDTDEKYQDARIIFVDTEESNWTFDPIRRQFFWHRFFSHQPDLNFENPKVIEALYDVIRFWLDQGIDGFRADAIPYLFEEDGTNCENLPATHTFLQDLRRMVDANYPGRVIIAEANQPPHEVVEYFGTEEAPECHMAFHFPIMPRLYYALRDQKAAPIIETLRETPEIPKGAQWGTFLRNHDELTLEMVPAEERAAMLGWYAPDPRMRANIGIRRRLAPLLDNSRSEIELINALLLSLPGSPFLYYGDEIGMGDNIWLDDRDAVRTPMQWNPDRNAGFSGADPGKLYLPVIQSLVYNYGMANVEAQAAHSGSLLRWTRQILSVRKNHPVFGLGGFRHIEADHEVVLAYVRELPPGNPEGEDAETILCVFNLSQHPVAATLDIPEFAGRGLRDIFGGQPFPAVGDNGHLTVMLGSHSFYWLRVRSAFSNPSSPFTQAIPVVTSKG, from the coding sequence GTGAGTTTTTCTCCGCAGAACCCCAGCCAGTACTTCACTCCGAAGAACACCTTCGAGTTGAACGCCCCCGGTCTCCAGCATGATCCACACTGGTACCGCAAGGCAGTCTTCTACGAGGTACTGGTGCGGGCCTTTGCGGATGCCAACGGGGATGGCTCCGGCGATTTCCATGGGTTGATCGAGAAACTGGACTACCTCCAGTGGCTGGGCGTTGACTGCCTCTGGTTGCCACCGTTCTTCCATTCGCCGTTGCGGGATGGCGGCTACGACATTGCGGACTACACGTCCGTGTTGGATGAGTTCGGCACCATCAGCGACTTCAAGCGGTTGGTTGCCGAGGCACATGCCCGGGGCGTCCGGGTGATCATCGACCTTCCGTTGAACCACACCTCTGACCAGCACCCGTGGTTCCAGGAGTCGCGCAAGGACCCCACGGGTCCCTACGGCGATTTCTACGTTTGGAGCGATACGGATGAGAAGTACCAGGACGCCCGCATCATCTTCGTTGACACCGAAGAATCCAACTGGACGTTCGATCCCATCCGCCGGCAGTTCTTCTGGCACCGCTTCTTCAGCCACCAACCGGACCTGAACTTTGAGAACCCCAAAGTCATCGAGGCCCTCTATGACGTGATCCGGTTCTGGCTGGACCAGGGGATTGACGGGTTCCGTGCGGATGCCATTCCTTACCTGTTCGAGGAAGATGGCACCAACTGCGAGAACCTGCCGGCCACGCACACCTTCCTGCAGGACCTTCGGCGCATGGTGGACGCGAACTATCCCGGCCGGGTGATCATTGCGGAGGCCAACCAGCCGCCGCATGAAGTGGTGGAATACTTCGGCACCGAGGAAGCGCCCGAGTGCCATATGGCGTTCCACTTTCCCATCATGCCGCGGCTCTACTACGCACTGCGGGACCAGAAGGCCGCACCCATCATTGAGACCCTGCGGGAGACCCCGGAAATTCCCAAGGGTGCCCAGTGGGGAACTTTCCTGCGCAACCATGATGAACTCACGCTGGAGATGGTGCCGGCAGAGGAACGCGCCGCGATGCTGGGTTGGTATGCCCCTGATCCCCGGATGAGGGCCAACATCGGCATCCGCCGCCGGCTCGCGCCGCTGCTGGACAACTCCCGGTCCGAGATTGAGCTCATCAACGCCCTGCTCCTTTCCCTGCCCGGCAGTCCCTTCCTGTATTACGGGGATGAGATCGGGATGGGCGACAACATTTGGCTCGATGACCGTGATGCCGTCCGCACGCCAATGCAGTGGAACCCGGACCGCAACGCAGGTTTCTCCGGCGCGGATCCGGGCAAGCTGTACCTACCGGTCATCCAGTCGCTGGTTTACAACTACGGCATGGCCAACGTTGAGGCCCAGGCTGCGCACTCCGGTTCGCTGCTGCGCTGGACCCGTCAGATCCTCAGCGTCCGCAAGAACCACCCGGTGTTTGGTTTGGGCGGCTTCCGCCACATCGAAGCCGATCATGAAGTGGTGTTGGCCTATGTACGGGAATTGCCGCCAGGCAACCCCGAGGGCGAGGACGCCGAAACCATTCTGTGCGTCTTCAACCTCTCCCAGCACCCTGTGGCGGCAACGTTGGACATCCCCGAATTCGCGGGCCGCGGCCTGCGCGACATTTTCGGCGGCCAGCCATTCCCGGCCGTCGGCGACAACGGTCATCTGACCGTGATGCTGGGCAGCCACAGCTTCTACTGGCTGCGGGTGCGCTCGGCCTTTTCCAATCCCTCGTCGCCTTTTACCCAGGCGATTCCCGTGGTGACCTCCAAAGGATGA